The following coding sequences are from one Phycisphaeraceae bacterium window:
- a CDS encoding FkbM family methyltransferase, translating to MPSDLIQPDWVCYCAGVGEQIRFELALMEKKGVHVFGFDPTPRAIQFVERIDPPLPNFTLVPKGLWKEDITMRFFAPEKPDHVSHSIVEDDEGRAYFEAPCVTVATAMKELGHDRLDLLKMNIEGAEDKVLESLEAANIFPTVVALTYEGHRPLAKARRWTKRLAKHGYQVAGADGWAVTYIRSPDHAG from the coding sequence ATGCCATCAGATCTCATTCAGCCAGACTGGGTCTGCTACTGCGCAGGAGTTGGCGAACAGATCCGTTTTGAACTTGCGCTCATGGAGAAAAAGGGCGTTCATGTGTTCGGCTTCGACCCCACGCCTCGGGCGATTCAGTTCGTTGAACGTATTGATCCCCCCCTCCCAAACTTCACGCTCGTGCCCAAGGGCCTCTGGAAAGAAGACATCACGATGCGGTTCTTCGCTCCCGAGAAGCCCGATCATGTCTCGCACTCGATCGTCGAAGACGATGAGGGCAGAGCCTACTTTGAGGCCCCCTGTGTGACCGTTGCGACCGCCATGAAGGAACTCGGACACGATCGCCTGGACCTTCTTAAAATGAACATCGAAGGTGCTGAAGACAAGGTCCTCGAATCCCTCGAAGCAGCCAATATCTTCCCCACCGTCGTCGCGCTCACTTACGAGGGCCACCGCCCCCTCGCGAAAGCCCGTCGCTGGACCAAGCGTCTCGCCAAGCACGGCTACCAGGTCGCTGGTGCCGATGGCTGGGCCGTCACCTACATCCGCTCCCCAGACCACGCTGGTTAG
- a CDS encoding methyltransferase domain-containing protein — MTESSYVQYGCGHSAPEGWRNFDASPTLRFERIPLIGKLYTKNANRFPDAVEYGDIVKGLPLPAGSCDGIYCSHVLEHLSFNDLRAALKNTHTVLKPGAIFRLVLPDLEQYIRTYVDNPSHEAAPNFMRQALLGVERRPRGLQGFMAVCFGNYRHLWMWDYLALEAELKDAGFTDIRRASLGDSADAKFSTIEHPDRWHDCLGIECRRPA, encoded by the coding sequence ATGACTGAATCTTCTTACGTCCAATACGGCTGCGGGCATTCCGCCCCCGAAGGCTGGCGCAACTTTGACGCCTCGCCAACACTCCGCTTCGAGCGAATCCCCCTTATCGGCAAGCTCTACACTAAGAATGCCAACCGATTCCCCGATGCTGTCGAGTACGGCGATATTGTCAAAGGTCTGCCTCTTCCCGCAGGCTCCTGCGACGGCATCTACTGCTCTCACGTCCTCGAACACCTGTCCTTCAACGACTTGCGCGCTGCGCTGAAGAACACCCACACTGTCCTCAAGCCAGGCGCCATCTTCCGCCTTGTGCTCCCTGACCTCGAACAGTACATCCGCACATACGTCGACAATCCTTCTCACGAGGCCGCCCCCAACTTCATGAGGCAGGCCTTGTTGGGCGTCGAGCGACGCCCTCGAGGTCTTCAGGGCTTCATGGCTGTTTGTTTCGGAAACTACCGGCATCTCTGGATGTGGGATTACCTGGCCCTAGAGGCCGAGCTCAAGGACGCTGGCTTTACTGACATCCGCCGCGCCTCCCTTGGCGACTCTGCCGACGCCAAGTTCAGCACCATTGAACACCCAGACCGATGGCACGATTGCCTCGGCATCGAATGTCGTCGCCCCGCCTAG
- a CDS encoding glycosyltransferase family 4 protein codes for MKIAFLLPGPFAVGSPGNGVRVQAEKQADALEALGHPVARLDPWQRYDVADFDVVQFFLGGTHQYSVEHDARRRYKMLVFAPTIDSQESNARYRFAAKLGRILPKVFTTPSLHAAQANGSDLVIVRSTEEQGRLVQGLGTNPNKVSIVLNGVTPPEPADPQIARRELDLPEEFALHVSAYTQGRKNVARLIKAIGPTGIPLVIAGHAMEGPDKSALIDAARPFPQIRFFGWLSHETLESLYAACKIFCLPSLFEGTGLVALEAAVHGARVVITQNGGPPDYFLDLAEYVDPSSVASIRAAIMRAWEAPDSDKLKTHVLNNLTWENSARSLVAAYQKHRRA; via the coding sequence ATGAAGATTGCCTTCCTACTCCCCGGACCGTTTGCCGTCGGAAGCCCCGGTAACGGTGTGCGAGTCCAGGCCGAGAAGCAGGCCGACGCACTCGAAGCCCTTGGGCACCCTGTCGCACGCCTCGATCCCTGGCAACGCTATGACGTTGCTGACTTTGACGTGGTCCAGTTCTTCCTGGGTGGTACTCACCAGTATTCAGTCGAGCACGATGCGCGTCGCCGCTACAAGATGCTCGTTTTCGCGCCGACGATTGACTCTCAAGAGTCCAACGCCCGCTATCGGTTTGCCGCAAAGCTCGGACGCATCCTCCCGAAGGTCTTTACAACGCCTTCTCTCCACGCCGCCCAGGCCAACGGTTCAGACCTCGTGATCGTCCGGTCGACAGAGGAACAGGGCCGACTGGTTCAGGGGTTGGGCACCAACCCGAACAAAGTCAGCATCGTCCTCAATGGCGTCACCCCACCCGAACCCGCCGACCCTCAGATCGCTCGCCGCGAGCTCGACCTGCCTGAGGAGTTCGCACTTCACGTTTCTGCCTACACGCAAGGCCGTAAGAACGTCGCCCGCCTGATCAAAGCCATCGGTCCCACCGGTATCCCGCTTGTCATCGCTGGCCACGCCATGGAAGGTCCTGATAAATCGGCACTGATCGACGCGGCCAGACCTTTCCCTCAGATACGCTTCTTCGGCTGGCTCAGCCACGAAACCCTCGAGTCTCTCTACGCGGCTTGTAAAATCTTTTGCCTCCCGAGCCTCTTCGAGGGCACCGGCCTGGTTGCCCTCGAAGCCGCTGTGCACGGAGCCCGTGTCGTCATTACTCAGAACGGCGGTCCCCCTGACTACTTCCTGGATCTCGCCGAGTATGTAGACCCTAGTTCCGTCGCGTCCATCAGAGCCGCGATCATGCGCGCCTGGGAAGCCCCTGACTCCGACAAGCTGAAGACTCATGTGCTCAACAATCTGACATGGGAGAACTCTGCAAGGTCGCTGGTGGCCGCTTACCAGAAGCACCGCCGAGCCTGA
- a CDS encoding glycosyltransferase family A protein: MQASVIMPCHNAGRWVVAALHSIEAQTLAPHEIIVINDRSSDDSVEQIQKSGVPVKLLHTDFGNAAAARNFGVDHATGDWIAFLDADDMWYPHHLEKAAGLLRGTNDVGYTAYDHYLYEGDEVLLTENRWPIDTPTSGLTHRDYMRCWNTYLKFATGPTLVRRDRFLEVGGFDPEQVRRHDFEMWLRVIYDHTWSYNPRPVSIYRADNAGSISRTSWANSEYYMLRALVKNQPAYGKLGLDPIIRATASRALSSALTDGDSEDLARVRSLAWPQLPAFRRLVFALAMVAPPLFRALNARRRAKLKRGRRESGSYIPLTEALAQPA; this comes from the coding sequence ATGCAAGCCTCCGTCATCATGCCCTGCCACAACGCCGGTCGCTGGGTCGTGGCAGCCCTCCACTCGATCGAAGCGCAGACCCTTGCGCCCCATGAGATCATCGTCATCAATGATCGCTCCTCCGACGACTCAGTCGAGCAGATCCAGAAATCCGGGGTCCCGGTCAAGCTCCTGCACACCGATTTCGGGAACGCTGCGGCAGCCCGCAACTTCGGTGTCGACCACGCCACGGGAGACTGGATCGCCTTTCTCGACGCCGACGACATGTGGTACCCCCACCACCTCGAGAAGGCCGCTGGCCTGCTCCGCGGCACCAATGATGTTGGCTACACCGCCTACGACCATTACCTCTACGAAGGGGACGAGGTCCTCCTGACCGAGAATCGCTGGCCCATCGATACCCCAACTTCCGGTCTCACTCATCGGGACTATATGAGGTGCTGGAACACCTACCTGAAGTTCGCGACAGGCCCCACCCTTGTCCGCCGCGACCGCTTCCTTGAAGTGGGTGGCTTCGACCCTGAGCAGGTCCGCCGTCACGACTTTGAGATGTGGCTCCGCGTGATCTATGACCACACCTGGTCGTACAACCCCAGACCCGTATCGATCTACCGGGCCGACAACGCTGGGAGTATTTCCCGAACATCATGGGCCAACAGCGAGTACTACATGCTCCGAGCCCTGGTCAAGAACCAACCTGCCTACGGCAAGCTAGGTCTCGACCCGATTATCCGCGCGACCGCTTCTCGGGCGTTGAGCAGCGCCCTGACCGACGGCGACTCAGAGGATCTCGCGCGCGTTCGCTCCTTGGCTTGGCCTCAGCTTCCTGCCTTCCGCAGGCTCGTCTTCGCCCTTGCGATGGTCGCTCCTCCCCTCTTTAGGGCGTTGAATGCGAGGCGGCGGGCGAAACTCAAACGAGGCCGCCGCGAGAGCGGCTCATACATTCCCCTCACAGAGGCCCTGGCCCAGCCGGCTTGA
- a CDS encoding PEP-CTERM sorting domain-containing protein (PEP-CTERM proteins occur, often in large numbers, in the proteomes of bacteria that also encode an exosortase, a predicted intramembrane cysteine proteinase. The presence of a PEP-CTERM domain at a protein's C-terminus predicts cleavage within the sorting domain, followed by covalent anchoring to some some component of the (usually Gram-negative) cell surface. Many PEP-CTERM proteins exhibit an unusual sequence composition that includes large numbers of potential glycosylation sites. Expression of one such protein has been shown restore the ability of a bacterium to form floc, a type of biofilm.): MMRTSLLLAGMGSLAMAAPASAFDASDLGFYDGDWFNTTFSSTGNMDFTFTSDGSSVTVSIQLGGFVFGFPAPAAPLVYSFPINGGTGEIDFATVGDPLLGDITGSADSSGNVSLFATNFAVTSPAFGFDSYSLTGTVSGGVIDFDYTIEASGTVFAVGEINAVQIPEPASVALLSLGMLALTRRSA, translated from the coding sequence ATGATGCGTACTTCACTCTTGTTGGCCGGGATGGGTTCGCTGGCGATGGCTGCTCCCGCTTCGGCGTTCGATGCCAGTGACCTGGGTTTTTACGACGGCGACTGGTTCAACACGACCTTCAGTTCGACCGGCAACATGGACTTCACGTTTACCAGTGACGGTTCATCGGTCACGGTCTCGATTCAACTCGGCGGGTTTGTGTTTGGCTTCCCTGCCCCAGCGGCTCCGCTGGTTTACAGCTTCCCGATCAACGGGGGCACGGGGGAGATCGATTTCGCGACAGTTGGTGACCCATTGCTGGGTGATATCACAGGCTCTGCCGACAGCAGCGGGAACGTATCGCTTTTTGCTACGAACTTTGCGGTCACCTCTCCCGCGTTTGGCTTTGACTCGTACAGCCTGACCGGGACTGTCAGCGGGGGTGTGATTGACTTTGATTACACCATCGAGGCGTCAGGTACCGTGTTTGCGGTCGGCGAGATCAACGCCGTGCAGATCCCCGAGCCCGCGAGTGTTGCCCTGCTGAGCCTTGGGATGCTGGCCCTGACACGGCGTTCCGCCTGA